One Takifugu rubripes chromosome 19, fTakRub1.2, whole genome shotgun sequence genomic window carries:
- the LOC101074076 gene encoding sodium channel protein type 8 subunit alpha-like isoform X2, giving the protein MAAPLFAPPGPDSFKKFTPESLANIERRIEEEKNKKPPKPRSDSSHRDTSDENEEKPNSDLEAGKSLPFIYGDAPSGMLATPLEDLDPYYMNKKTFIVLNRQKTIFRFSATPSLYILSPFNLLRRIAIKILIHSLFSMIIMCTILTNCIFMTFSDPPEWSKQVEYTFTGIYTFESLTKIVARGFAIDDFTFLRDAWNWLDFMVISMAYITEFVNLGNVSALRTFRVLRALKTISVIPGLKTIVGALIQSVKKLSDVMILTVFCLSVFALIGLQLFMGNLRNKCVIWPVNMTKDFDFGEYIMNDSNFYVLHGQSDALLCGNSSDAGNCPEGFTCMKAGRNPNYGYTSFDSFGWAFLTLFRLMTQDYWEGLYMQTLRAAGKTYMIFFVLVIFVGSFYLVNLILAVVAMAYEEQNQATIEEAQQKEAEFKAMLEQLKRQQEETQAAAMATSAGTVSEAALEHEGGGHLSRSSSEVSKLSSKSAKERRNRKKKWRQKEQEKEKGDSEKVVKSESDDGSKKSTLCFPGNRLGRKASIMNQSLLSIPGSPFMSRHNSRSSIFSYKGRSKDMGSENEFADDEHSTVEESEDRRGSLFIPYRRNSYSGYSQGSSRIHPLAPHPGGKRNSTVDCNGVVSLIGPGPGRRLLPEVKIDKAASDDSNTDVEIKKKHSGSLMVSVDQLSSFRGKERANSQMSVVTNTLIEELEESQRKCPPCWYKFANTFLIWECFPAWLKIKHIVYLIVMDPFVDLAITICIVLNTLFMAMEHYPMTPHFQDVLSTGNLVFTGIFAGEMFAKLIAMDPYYYFQEGWNCFDGFIVTLSLVELGLADVEGLSVLRSFRLLRVFKLAKSWPTLNMLIKIIGNSVGALGNLTLVLAIIVFIFAVVGMQLFGKNYKDCVCKIAPSCELPRWHMHDFFHSFLIVFRVLCGEWIETMWDCMEVAGQTMCLTVFMMVMVIGNLVVLNLFLALLLSSFSADNLAATDDDGEPNNLQLAVTRIKFGIGWFKAHMRILVAAILKKQPVEDEQKPLDEYGKKINCIANHTVDINRELDYAKNGNGTTSGIGSSVGKYMIDEDFMSFIHNPNLTVCVPIAVGESDLENLNTEDFSSESDVENSKDLDDTSSSEGSTIDIKPDVEEVAVVEVVEEYLDPDPCWTDECVAKYKCCDVPITHGWGKHWWFLRKTCYLIVEHNWFETLIIFMILLSSGALAFEDVYIEQRKTVRIILEYADRVFTYIFILEMLLKWVAYGFVKYFTNAWCWLDFFIVDVSIVSLVANALGFSDLGPIKSLRTLRALRPLRALSRFEGMRVVVNALVGAIPSIMNVLLVCLIFWLIFSIMGVNLFAGKYYYCFNETAEEMFLPHEVNNKSECLALIKANYSEVRWKNVKVNFDNVGTGYLALLQVATFKGWMDIMYAAIDSRKVEDQPIYEDNLYMYIYFVIFIIFGSFFTLNLFIGVIIDNFNQQKKKFGGQDIFMTEEQKKYYNAMKKLGSKKPQKPIPRPQNKIQGMVFDFVTQQVFDISIMILICLNMVTMMVETDDQSPETEEVLYWVNFVFIVVFTGEFLLKLFALRHYYFTNGWNIFDVVVVILSIVGMFLADLIEKYFVSPTLFRVIRLARIGRILRLIKGAKGIRTLLFALMMSLPALFNIGLLLFLVMFIFSIFGMSNFGYVKHDVLIDDLYNFETFGNSMIILFMMTTSAGWDGLLLPILNYPPDCDPLLENTGTPNTGDCGNPSVGIFFFVMYIIISFLIVVNMYIAIILENFSVATEESADPLSEDDFETFYEIWEKFDPDASQFITYAKLSDFADALEHPLRVPKPNTIELITMDMPMVSDDRIHCLDILFAFTKRVLGDSGELDMLRQQMEERFVAANPSKVSYEPITTTLRRKQEDVSARIIQRAYRVHLARRGFVCKRKPTNNAVENGGNNQEEEKEGTPSTASLPSYDSVTKPDKERPDDNDEGKGGRKEKGRNHKDIRESKC; this is encoded by the exons ACATTTATAGTCctaaacagacagaaaacaatctTCCGCTTCAGTGCCACGCCCTCCTTGTACATCTTAAGTCCTTTTAATCTACTTAGGCGAATAGCTATTAAGATTTTGATACATTC GTTGTTCAGCATGATCATCATGTGTACGATTTTGACCAACTGTATATTCATGACATTCAGCGACCCGCCAGAGTGGTCCAAACAAGTAGA GTACACCTTCACGGGTATCTATACGTTTGAATCCCTCACTAAAATTGTGGCCCGAGGCTTCGCCATAGATGACTTCACCTTCCTCAGAGATGCGTGGAACTGGCTGGATTTCATGGTCATCTCAATGGC GTATATAACAGAGTTTGTAAACCTAGGCAATGTGTCAGCTCTGCGTACGTTCAGGGTTCTGAGGGCTTTGAAAACAATATCAGTTATTCCAG GCCTGAAGACCATCGTGGGCGCCCTGATCCAGTCTGTGAAGAAGCTGTCGGATGTAATGATTCTGACCGTCTTCTGTCTTAGCGTCTTTGCACTCATTGGGCTGCAGCTGTTCATGGGGAACCTGCGGAACAAGTGCGTAATCTGGCCGGTCAACATGACCAAGGACTTTGACTTTGGAGAATACATCATGAATGATA GTAATTTCTATGTCCTTCATGGTCAGTCAGATGCGCTACTGTGTGGCAATAGTTCTGACGCAGG AAATTGTCCAGAAGGCTTCACGTGTATGAAAGCTGGACGGAACCCCAACTATGGTTACACCAGCTTTGACAGCTTTGGGTGGGCTTTCCTTACCTTGTTCCGCCTCATGACTCAGGACTACTGGGAGGGTCTTTACATGCAG ACTTTGCGAGCTGCAGGGAAGACCTACATGATCTTCTTTGTCCTGGTTATCTTTGTGGGCTCCTTCTACCTGGTCAATCTCATTTTGGCCGTGGTTGCCATGGCTTACGAGGAGCAGAATCAGGCAACCATCGAGGAGGCGCAGCAGAAAGAGGCTGAATTCAAAGCCATGCTGGAGCAACtaaagaggcagcaggaggagacgcaG gctgctgccatggcaacatctGCGGGCACCGTATCAGAGGCTGCATTAGAACATGAGGGAGGGGGCCACTTGTCCCGCAGCTCCTCTGAGGTCTCCAAGTTGAGCTCGAAGAGTGCCAAAGAACGACGCAATCGGAAGAAAAAGTGGCGCCAaaaagagcaggagaaggagaaaggagacAGCGAGAAGGTTGTTAAGTCTGAGTCGGACGATGGCAGCAAGAAAAGCACCCTTTGTTTCCCAGGAAACCGTTTGGGGAGGAAGGCCTCCATCATGAATCAG TCGCTCCTCAGCATCCCCGGCTCTCCTTTCATGTCTCGCCACAACAGCCGGAGCAGCATCTTCAGCTATAAAGGCCGATCAAAAGACATGGGCTCAGAAAATGAATTTGCAGATGATGAGCACAGTACggtggaggagagcgaggaccGCCGAGGCTCTCTGTTCATCCCGTACCGCCGCAACAGCTACAGCGGCTACAGCCAAGGCTCGTCACGCATCCACCCACTGGCGCCCCAccctggagggaagaggaacaGCACAGTGGACTGCAACGGCGTGGTGTCGCTCATTGGCCCTGGGCCTGGCAGACGGCTTTTGCCTGAGGTGAAAATTGATAAGGCAGCCAGTGATGACAGT AACACTGATGTGGAGATAAAGAAGAAGCACTCTGGCTCCCTCATGGTGTCAGTGGATCAGCTCAGCTCTTTCAGGGGAAAGGAACGTGCCAACAGTCAGATGAGCGTAGTCACCAACACACTAATTGAGG AGTTGGAGGAATCTCAGAGGAAGTGCCCTCCTTGTTGGTATAAGTTCGCCAACACCTTCCTCATCTGGGAGTGTTTTCCAGCTTGGCTGAAAATCAAGCATATCGTATATTTGATCGTCATGGACCCTTTTGTTGACCTGGCTATCACCATCTGTATTGTCCTAAACACTCTTTTCATGGCCATGGAGCACTACCCAATGACTCCCCATTTCCAAGATGTTTTATCGACTGGTAACCTG GTTTTCACAGGCATCTTCGCTGGGGAGATGTTTGCCAAACTGATCGCCATGGATCCATACTACTACTTCCAGGAAGGATGGAACTGTTTTGACGGCTTCATTGTGACACTGAGTTTAGTTGAGTTGGGACTGGCTGATGTGGAGGGTCTGTCTGTGCTCAGGTCATTCCGATTG TTACGAGTGTTCAAACTGGCCAAATCTTGGCCGACTCTAAACATGCTGATCAAGATCATCGGTAACTCCGTGGGGGCTCTGGGTAATCTGACCCTGGTGTTGGCCATCATCGTGTTCATCTTTGCCGTGGTGGGCATGCAGCTGTTTGGCAAGAACTACAAGGACTGCGTGTGTAAGATAGCCCCGTCCTGCGAACTGCCTCGCTGGCATATGCACGACTTCTTCCACTCCTTCCTGATCGTGTTCAGAGTTTTGTGTGGGGAGTGGATTGAAACCATGTGGGACTGCATGGAGGTGGCAGGACAGACCATGTGTCTGACTGTCTTCATGATGGTCATGGTCATTGGAAACTTGGTG GTGCTGAACCTGTTCCTGGCCTTGCTACTGAGCTCATTCAGCGCAGACAATCTGGCTGCAACAGACGATGACGGCGAGCCCAACAATCTCCAGCTCGCAGTGACGCGGATCAAGTTTGGAATCGGCTGGTTTAAGGCTCACATGCGGATCCTTGTAGCCGCAATCCTCAAAAAG CAGCCCGTGGAGGATGAACAGAAGCCTCTGGACGAGTATGGGAAGAAGATCAACTGCATTGCAAACCACACTGTGGACATCAACCGCGAGCTGGACTACGCTAAAAACGGCAATGGCACCACCAGTGGCATTGGGAGCAGCGTGGGAAAGTACATGATTGATGAGGACTTCATGTCCTTCATCCACAATCCCAACCTCACCGTCTGTGTCCCCATTGCGGTTGGCGAGTCAGACCTGGAAAACCTTAACACGGAGGACTTCAGCAGCGAATCAGATGTGGAGAACAGCAAAGAC TTGGACGACACCAGCTCTTCTGAAGGCAGCACCATAGACATCAAGCCCGacgtggaggaggtggcagtgGTGGAGGTCGTGGAGGAGTACCTCGATCCTGATCCCTGCTGGACTGATG AATGTGTGGCCAAATACAAGTGCTGTGACGTTCCCATCACTCATGGTTGGGGGAAACACTGGTGGTTCCTGAGAAAGACCTGCTACCTGATCGTTGAACACAACTGGTTTGAaaccctcatcatcttcatgatTCTGCTCAGCAGCGGAGCCTTG GCCTTTGAGGATGTGTACATCGAGCAGAGGAAAACCGTGCGCATCATTCTCGAGTACGCAGACCGAGTTTTCACCTACATCTTCATCCTGGAAATGCTGCTGAAGTGGGTGGCCTACGGCTTTGTCAAGTACTTCACTAACGCCTGGTGTTGGTTGGACTTCTTCATTGTGGAT GTGTCTATAGTCAGCCTTGTAGCTAACGCATTGGGCTTCTCCGATCTAGGCCCGATTAAATCACTCAGGACACTCAGGGCCTTGAGACCCCTCAGGGCCCTGTCTCGTTTTGAAGGGATGAGG GTGGTGGTGAACGCCCTGGTCGGCGCCATTCCCTCCATCATGAACGTGCTGTTGGTGTGTCTCATCTTCTGGCTCATCTTCAGCATCATGGGTGTCAACCTGTTTGCCGGGAAGTATTACTACTGCTTCAATGAGACGGCCGAGGAAATGTTCCTCCCCCATGAAGTCAACAACAAATCGGAGTGTCTGGCGCTCATCAAGGCCAACTACTCTGAGGTCAGGTGGAAGAATGTCAAGGTCAACTTCGACAATGTGGGCACGGGTTACCTGGCGCTTTTGCAAGTG GCAACATTCAAAGGCTGGATGGACATTATGTACGCAGCTATAGATTCCAGAAAG GTGGAGGACCAGCCTATCTACGAGGACAACTTATACATGTACATCTATtttgtcatcttcatcatctttggcTCGTTCTTCACCCTAAATCTCTTCATTGGTGTCATCATCGATAACTTCAatcaacagaagaaaaag TTTGGAGGTCAGGACATCTTCAtgacagaagagcagaagaaataCTACAATGCTATGAAGAAACTGGGGTCAAAAAAGCCGCAAAAACCAATTCCCCGGCCTCAG AACAAGATCCAAGGGATGGTGTTTGATTTTGTGACACAGCAAGTCTTCGATATCTCCATCATGATACTCATCTGCCTCAACATGGTCACCATGATGGTGGAGACCGACGACCAGTCACCTGAAACAGAGGAGGTGCTTTACTGGGTCAACTTTGTATTCATTGTGGTCTTCACTGGTGAATTTTTGCTGAAGCTCTTTGCGCTGCGTCACTACTACTTCACCAATGGCTGGAACATCTTCGACGTGGTGGTGGTCATCCTTTCAATTGTGG gaATGTTTCTGGCAGACCTGATCGAGAAGTACTTTGTGTCACCAACCCTCTTCAGGGTGATTCGTCTGGCTCGCATCGGCAGGATCCTTCGTCTCATCAAAGGTGCTAAAGGAATCAGAACCCTGCTGTTTGCTTTGATGATGTCTCTGCCGGCCTTGTTCAACATCGGTCTCCTGCTTTTCCTGGTCATGttcattttttccatttttggaaTGTCGAACTTTGGCTACGTGAAACACGATGTATTAATCGACGACCTGTACAACTTTGAGACCTTCGGGAACAGCATGATCATTTTGTTTATGATGACCACGTCAGCTGGCTGGGACGGCCTGCTGCTGCCCATCCTAAACTACCCTCCGGACTGTGACCCCTTACTGGAGAATACTGGAACCCCCAACACAGGAGACTGTGGCAACCCTTCTGTAGGCATCTTTTTTTTCGTAATGTACATCATCATTTCCTTCCTTATTGTGGTCAACATGTACATCGCCATCATCTTGGAGAACTTCAGTGTGGCCACAGAGGAGAGCGCCGACCCACTTAGTGAAGATGACTTTGAGACCTTTTATGAGATTTGGGAAAAGTTTGACCCGGACGCGTCCCAGTTCATCACATATGCCAAGCTTTCTGACTTTGCTGATGCACTGGAACACCCGCTCCGAGTACCCAAGCCCAACACCATCGAACTGATCACCATGGACATGCCTATGGTGAGTGACGACCGCATCCACTGCCTGGATATCCTCTTCGCCTTCACTAAGCGCGTGCTGGGCGACAGCGGCGAGCTGGATATGTTGAGGCAGCAAATGGAAGAGCGTTTTGTGGCCGCCAATCCCTCCAAGGTCTCGTATGAGCCGATCACCACCACTCTGAGGCGTAAGCAGGAGGACGTGTCAGCCAGGATCATCCAGAGGGCCTACCGCGTCCACCTGGCGAGGCGGGGGTTTGTGTGTAAGCGCAAACCGACCAATAATGCAGTTGAGAATGGTGGGAACaatcaggaagaagaaaaggagggcaCCCCCTCCACTGCCTCCCTGCCCTCTTATGACAGTGTAACCAAACCGGACAAGGAGAGACCGGACGACAACGacgaagggaagggagggaggaaagagaaaggACGGAACCACAAAGACATCAGGGAATCTAAATGTTAG